CCTCGTGGAGCAAAATACCCGAAGCACCTGCTGCAAGTACCACCGGCATCTCGCCGGCAGGTGGGCGCTGCGCCTCAAAGAGAATCATCGTGCGATCGACCGCCCTTTGGCAGACCGCTCTGATATTCTCTTCGGTAAAATAGTCAATCCCCTCGCGCCGGGAAACCGAAGCCCCATTGCTCTGCCGCACGCCATTCCTGTTAGCCGTCACCGAACAATACAGCGTCGCCATAGGCCGCCGATCCGTACTGAAAACACCATCACTGGTCACAATAAGCACGCATTCATCCCTGTCCATCCACCCCACAGACACCTTTTCTATTGCGGGATCCATTGCGCGAGTCATAGTTTCCGCATTCTGCACCAGTGGCAGGCGTTCCGTAATATTGACCTCATCCCAGTCGCGCTCAATCGCGTAGTAATTGTCAACTTCTCTGCCCTGCAAGTGTTGCGGTGGCACACTTTTTGTGCCCTCTGCTATTGCAGCAGCCGTCCGAGCAGCCGCATAAATCGCATCTGCCTCTAAACTCTCGGAAAAAGCATAGCCAACCTGATCCCCAATCACCGCGCGAATCCCCACGCCCTGATCAACGCCTGTATTGGCACTGGAAATAATACCATCTTCCAAACTGAGAGAGGTCGTACGCACATGCTGAAAATACAGATCGGCAAATTCGGCACCTCGGGACATCGCTTCTGACAATGCCTGCGCAGCCACGCTTTCATCAACGCCGAATAATGCTGCAAAAGGATGTGTTTCAA
This region of Gemmatimonadota bacterium genomic DNA includes:
- a CDS encoding TldD/PmbA family protein, translated to MHTLETHPFAALFGVDESVAAQALSEAMSRGAEFADLYFQHVRTTSLSLEDGIISSANTGVDQGVGIRAVIGDQVGYAFSESLEADAIYAAARTAAAIAEGTKSVPPQHLQGREVDNYYAIERDWDEVNITERLPLVQNAETMTRAMDPAIEKVSVGWMDRDECVLIVTSDGVFSTDRRPMATLYCSVTANRNGVRQSNGASVSRREGIDYFTEENIRAVCQRAVDRTMILFEAQRPPAGEMPVVLAAGASGILLHEAIGHGLEADFNRKGTSIYATMMNEKVAPDFVTIVDDGLQENDRGALNVDDEGQATACTTLIENGVLKSYLHDRISAKHYGVAPTGSGRRESFRHVPMPRMRSTYMLDGPHTRDEIVGAVDYGIIADTFTNGQVQIGAGDFTFYIKNGWLIEGGKITAPIKDVNIIGNGPEALKNVVMAAGDAVLDDGSWTCGKNGQGVPVSMGVPTMLVEESMTVGGVN